One part of the Candidatus Aminicenantes bacterium genome encodes these proteins:
- the nrdR gene encoding transcriptional regulator NrdR: MRCPFCGHPDSKVIDSRESKKGISIRRRRECESCRRRFTTYEKVEEIPYMIVKKDGTRQMFDRQKLLKGLMKACEKRPIALAKLEEIVEEIEAKLQERPDKEMKAAEIGQFVMDRLRDLDKVAYVRFASVYRDFRDVQEFKTELDTLLKDK; encoded by the coding sequence ATGAGATGCCCATTCTGCGGTCATCCCGACAGCAAAGTCATAGACTCCCGGGAGAGCAAGAAGGGGATCAGCATCCGCCGCCGCCGCGAATGCGAGTCCTGCCGGCGCCGTTTCACGACCTATGAAAAGGTCGAGGAAATCCCCTACATGATCGTCAAGAAAGACGGCACCCGGCAGATGTTCGACCGCCAGAAGCTCCTCAAGGGCCTAATGAAGGCCTGCGAGAAGCGGCCCATCGCCCTGGCTAAGCTGGAGGAGATCGTCGAGGAGATCGAAGCCAAGCTCCAGGAGCGGCCGGACAAGGAGATGAAGGCGGCCGAGATCGGGCAATTCGTCATGGACCGGCTGCGCGACCTGGACAAGGTGGCTTATGTCCGGTTCGCCTCGGTCTACCGGGATTTCCGGGATGTGCAGGAATTCAAGACCGAGCTGGACACCCTGCTCAAGGATAAATAG
- a CDS encoding lysylphosphatidylglycerol synthase transmembrane domain-containing protein: MTKKNVFRFALIGLLTAVFLFFFLRSIKDWRKVLEYVANVDWRWFIPALLATPIHFFTRGLRWKYLLHHEKRDVRFSSLWKGNVVGFTVTFIGGRLGELVKPLYVAKREGMRPGFVIGTAVVERVFDIMTMTILLGLFLLGRPLFGSRMPVTERGLSKLYLFGGLAVAVAVLLLAMILWFYIYKDKALALSAKVLRILPLKLRDKMMELLRELIDGLRIFHNMADFLAYVGLGFLVWLSIIFYYWLYFFAFRFPVPFIWVFPYLFLTAVGASIPTPGMAGGYHIMSQLALVELLGMDSNMAGGYTIVVHLIQLVLTCLLGYAILWKEGLSLFQLKKLGEAIEK; this comes from the coding sequence ATGACTAAAAAGAATGTCTTTCGCTTCGCGCTGATCGGCCTCCTGACCGCGGTCTTCCTGTTCTTTTTCCTGCGCAGCATCAAGGATTGGCGCAAGGTCCTGGAGTATGTCGCCAACGTCGATTGGCGCTGGTTCATACCGGCCCTCTTGGCCACCCCGATCCATTTCTTCACCCGCGGCCTGCGCTGGAAGTACCTGCTCCATCACGAGAAGCGCGACGTCCGGTTCTCCAGCCTGTGGAAGGGAAACGTGGTCGGTTTCACGGTCACCTTCATCGGGGGACGATTGGGTGAGCTGGTCAAGCCCCTCTATGTCGCCAAACGCGAAGGCATGCGCCCCGGTTTCGTCATCGGCACGGCCGTGGTCGAGCGGGTTTTTGATATCATGACCATGACCATCTTGCTAGGTCTCTTCCTTCTTGGGCGCCCGCTTTTTGGGTCACGCATGCCGGTGACCGAAAGAGGCTTGTCCAAGCTGTATTTGTTCGGTGGCCTCGCGGTCGCCGTGGCCGTTCTGCTTCTGGCCATGATCCTGTGGTTCTACATCTATAAGGATAAAGCTCTGGCCTTGTCGGCCAAGGTCCTCCGCATCCTGCCCCTTAAGCTGCGGGACAAGATGATGGAGCTCCTGCGCGAGCTCATCGACGGCTTGAGGATCTTCCACAACATGGCCGACTTCCTGGCCTACGTGGGGCTGGGCTTCTTGGTTTGGTTGAGCATTATCTTCTATTATTGGCTGTACTTTTTCGCCTTCCGCTTCCCTGTCCCCTTCATTTGGGTCTTTCCCTACCTGTTCCTGACCGCGGTCGGGGCCTCCATACCGACGCCCGGAATGGCCGGCGGCTACCACATCATGAGCCAGCTCGCTCTGGTCGAGCTGCTTGGGATGGACAGCAACATGGCCGGCGGCTACACCATCGTCGTCCATCTTATCCAGCTTGTCCTTACCTGCCTGTTGGGCTATGCTATCCTCTGGAAGGAGGGCTTGAGCTTGTTCCAGCTCAAAAAATTGGGGGAGGCAATCGAAAAATGA